In a genomic window of Chrysemys picta bellii isolate R12L10 chromosome 1, ASM1138683v2, whole genome shotgun sequence:
- the LCP1 gene encoding plastin-2: MASTAHISEEEMTDLREAFNKVDIDGNGFISSSELTELFKAANLPLPGYKVREITQNLMATGDQNNDGKISFDEFIAVFQGLKSTDVAKTFRKAINKKEGICAIGGTSEQSSVGTQHSYSEEEKYAFVNWVNKALENDPDCQHVLPMNPDTDDLFQAVGDGIVLCKMINFSVPDTIDERTINKKKLTPFTIQENLNLALNSASAIGCHVVNIGAEDLKEGKPYLVLGLLWQVIKIGLFADIELSRNEALIALLREGESLEDLMKLSPEELLLRWANYHLENAGCNKINNFSTDIKDSKAYYHLLDQVAPKGNEEGIPAIAIDMTGLREKDDIQRAECMLQQAERLGCRQFVTATDVVRGNPKLNLAFIANLFNRYPALQKPENQDIDWSSIEGETREERTFRNWMNSLGVSPRVNHLYSDLSDAMVIFQLYEKIKVPVDWSRVNKPPYPKLGGNMKKLENCNYAVDLGKNQAKFSLVGIAGQDLNEGNRTLTLALIWQLMRRYTLSILEDIGGGQKVNDDLIVNWVNETLTEAGKSSVISSFKDSKISTSMPVLDLIDAIQPGSIKYDLLKTEDLNEEEKLNNAKYAISMARKIGARVYALPEDLVEVKPKMVMTVFACLMGKGMKKV, from the exons ATGGCATCAACAGCACACATCTCAGAGGAAGAGATGACAGACTTAAGAGAAGCTTTCAATAAAGTCG ACATTGATGGAAATGGTTTCATAAGCAGTTCTGAATTAACAGAGCTGTTCAAAGCAGCCAATCTGCCTCTGCCAGGATATAAAGTCAGAGAAATCACTCAGAATTTGATGGCCACGGGAGATCAAAACAATGATGGCAAAATCAGCTTTGATGAATTTATTGCA GTTTTCCAGGGCCTGAAGAGTACAGATGTCGCTAAAACCTTTAGAAAAGCAATCAATAAAAAGGAGGGGATTTGTGCTATCGGTGGAACTTCAGAACAGTCCAGTGTTGGAACCCAACATTCTTATTCGG AAGAAGAAAAGTACGCCTTTGTGAACTGGGTTAACAAAGCCCTAGAGAATGATCCTGATTGCCAACACGTGCTCCCAATGAATCCAGACACTGATGACCTCTTCCAGGCGGTTGGTGATGGCATCGTGCTGTG TAAAATGATCAACTTTTCAGTGCCAGATACAATTGATGAAAGAACAATCAACAAAAAGAAGCTCACTCCATTCACTATACAG gaaAATTTGAACCTTGCTTTGAACTCTGCCTCAGCCATCGGGTGCCATGTTGTTAACATTGGGGCTGAAGACTTAAAAGAAGGGAAACCTTACCTGGTCTTGGGCCTCTTATGGCAAGTTATCAAAATTGGCTTGTTTGCCGACATTGAGCTCAGCAGAAATGAAG CTCTGATTGCCCTTCTGCGGGAAGGAGAGAGTCTAGAGGATCTGATGAAATTATCCCCAGAGGAACTGCTGCTGAGGTGGGCTAACTATCACCTGGAGAACGCTGGATGCAACAAAATCAATAACTTCAGCACAGACATCAAG GACTCCAAAGCTTATTATCATTTGCTGGACCAAGTTGCCCCAAAGGGAAATGAAGAAGGTATTCCAGCTATTGCTATTGACATGACAGGATTAAGG GAGAAGGATGACATCCAGAGGGCAGAGTGCATGTTGCAGCAAGCAGAGAGATTGGGCTGCCGGCAGTTTGTTACTGCCACAGATGTAGTCCGTGGCAACCCCAAGTTAAACTTGGCTTTCATTGCCAACCTTTTTAACAGATATCCTGCCCTCCAAAAACCAGAGAACCAGGACATTGACTGGAGTTCTATTGAAG GTGAAACAAGGGAAGAGAGGACATTTAGGAACTGGATGAACTCCTTGGGTGTTAGTCCCCGTGTCAATCATTTATATAG TGACCTGTCAGATGCCATGGTTATCTTCCAGCTTTATGAAAAGATTAAAGTGCCGGTAGACTGGAGCAGAGTGAACAAACCACCATACCCTAAGCTGGGTGGTAACATGAAGAAG CTTGAAAACTGCAACTATGCAGTGGATCTGGGAAAGAATCAAGCCAAGTTTTCCCTCGTTGGAATTGCTGGGCAGGATCTCAATGAAGGAAATCGCACACTAACCCTGGCCTTGATCTGGCAGTTAATGAGAAG GTACACTCTGAGTATCCTGGAAGATATTGGTGGTGGACAGAAGGTCAATGACGACCTCATTGTCAACTGGGTAAATGAAACACTGACTGAAGCTGGAAAAAGTTCAGTCATCAGTAGTTTCAAG GACAGCAAAATCAGCACAAGCATGCCAGTCCTGGATCTCATTGATGCCATTCAGCCAGGTTCCATCAAATACGACCTTCTGAAAACAGAGGACTTGAATGAGGAAGAGAAACTTAATAATGCTAA ATATGCCATCTCTATGGCAAGAAAAATTGGAGCAAGAGTCTATGCCCTTCCAGAAGACCTGGTTGAAGTAAAACCCAAAATGGTCATGACTGTGTTTGCTTGCCTTATGGGAAAAGGAATGAAGAAAGTTTAA